Genomic window (Sediminispirochaeta smaragdinae DSM 11293):
ATAGGGTTCACGATAATTGGGATTCTCTTGAAGAGATGCCTTATAGAGCTCCATTGCAAGCTCGCTCTTCCCGCTATTCCGGGCCGCCTCCCCCTGCGTGTAAAGTTCCACAGCCTTAGACTGTCCCCAAAGCACATTGATACAGATGAGGAAAAACAGGAGAGCAGGTACAAATCTGCAGACATTAGGCCGTAACAGCGGCATCCCTCTTTATCACCTTCACCGTTTTAATTTTGTGTCCTTCCATATCTTGAATGATAAAATCAAGATTATTATAGGTCACTTTTTCATAGCGGACAGGAATTTTTCCAAAAAGATCGAAGACAAAACCGCCCAAGGTATCAAAATCATCATCGGGCAGCTGAAGCTTTACCTGCTCGTTCAGGTCTTCAATATCAACCCGGGCATCACAGAGATAGACGCCCTCGCCTATTTCAAGTATATCTTCCTCTTCGTTGTCGAACTCATCCTGAATATCACCGACAATCTCCTCAATGATATCCTCCAGACAAACGATACCCGAAACGCCACCATATTCGTCAACGGCCACGGCGATGTGTACCTTTCGACGGCGGAATTCCTTAAGGAGAGAATCCAAGCGCTTGCTTTCCGGTACGAAATAAGGCTTTCTTGCAACCAAACCAATATCGATCGCCTCGTTTCTCATAAATGCTGGCAGAAGATCCTTTACATACAGAACACCGACGACATTATCGATGGTATCCTTATAGACCGGATAGCGAGAATAGCCGTAGTGAATCATAGCTTCCAGCAAATCCTGCTTGGAGGCCTCGTTACTGATAAACTCCACATCGATTCGAGGAACCATCACCTCTTTCACCGTTGTGTCGGAAAGGGTTACGACCCCCTTAATCATATCCTGTTCTTCGAAATTTAAATTACTGAAATCCTCTTCCTCGGAATTGTTGCTTCGACCGAACAACTTACCGAGGATACCAGTGCGTTTCAAAACAGCCTCACTCCTGAAAAAGTTTTCACGATCTCTTCCTGCAGCGTCAACATCGGTTCGCTGCCTTCGTTCGTTTCATGATCATAACCGGCGAGATGAAGGATCCCATG
Coding sequences:
- a CDS encoding hemolysin family protein, which codes for MKRTGILGKLFGRSNNSEEEDFSNLNFEEQDMIKGVVTLSDTTVKEVMVPRIDVEFISNEASKQDLLEAMIHYGYSRYPVYKDTIDNVVGVLYVKDLLPAFMRNEAIDIGLVARKPYFVPESKRLDSLLKEFRRRKVHIAVAVDEYGGVSGIVCLEDIIEEIVGDIQDEFDNEEEDILEIGEGVYLCDARVDIEDLNEQVKLQLPDDDFDTLGGFVFDLFGKIPVRYEKVTYNNLDFIIQDMEGHKIKTVKVIKRDAAVTA